In Cytobacillus oceanisediminis, the following proteins share a genomic window:
- a CDS encoding CPBP family intramembrane glutamic endopeptidase has product MRKRYADIIKELTDKELLFHLYLTQVLILSISLILSIILFNSFEEFQALFVFNDINVLVIGAAAGAAVVLIDIVLMKVLPENLYDDGGLNEKIFQNRSFLHIAFIAAVVAFSEELLFRGVIQTHFGLAISSLIFALVHYRYLFNWFLFVNIITLSFLIGYIYHITNNLLVTIVMHFLIDFLLGILIRKRYLVKSKRKAEEENVINDN; this is encoded by the coding sequence ATGAGAAAAAGATACGCGGACATCATTAAGGAATTGACAGACAAGGAACTATTATTTCATCTTTATCTTACACAGGTGCTTATTTTATCCATTTCTTTGATTCTAAGTATAATATTGTTTAATAGTTTTGAGGAATTCCAAGCTCTTTTTGTATTCAATGATATAAATGTTCTTGTAATTGGAGCGGCGGCAGGAGCGGCAGTTGTCCTGATTGATATCGTCTTGATGAAGGTTCTTCCAGAAAATTTGTATGATGATGGAGGATTAAATGAGAAAATCTTTCAAAATCGCAGTTTTCTCCATATTGCTTTTATAGCTGCAGTGGTGGCTTTTAGTGAAGAACTTCTATTCAGGGGTGTCATTCAGACTCATTTCGGCCTTGCTATCTCAAGTCTTATTTTTGCGCTTGTTCATTACCGATATCTTTTTAATTGGTTTTTGTTTGTAAATATTATTACATTAAGCTTTTTAATAGGTTATATTTATCATATAACCAATAATTTGCTTGTTACGATTGTTATGCATTTTCTGATTGACTTTCTTCTTGGTATTCTTATTCGAAAACGTTACCTGGTAAAATCTAAAAGGAAAGCGGAAGAGGAGAATGTAATTAACGATAATTAA
- a CDS encoding RecQ family ATP-dependent DNA helicase, which yields MRLEAVLQSKFGYPSFRPGQKEIIESVLSGRNTVAMLPTGTGKSLCYQLPGYMIEGQVIIISPLLSLMQDQAEQLMMNGEKKVIAFNSFLTRAEKKQALIHLNQYKFIFISPEMLYYESVLSQLKKLRIALFVVDEAHCISQWGYDFRPDYLKLGEVRKIIGNPVTLALTATATPDVKADIKKSLGILDCSEFIYSVDRPNIALSVEKLDNFRKKTDRLVELAEILQGPGIIYFSSKKMAEQTADLLRDKGAKRVMAYHGGMDQESRILVQQQFIHGQLDLICATSAFGMGINKDNIRYVIHFHMPLQIESYLQEIGRAGRDGNQSIAIMLYAPGDEQLPIQLAESELPDKAQIDWIREWVEENPNAILNIGPFEEQIKQRSGLTDVQWRIFNDFFERKSKSGLDYRRILQEMKVYYEGRIKLKRVSIEEVYKWIHKKTCRRENILSYFDEEKNASVQSCCDICGLQFENFTRNTNSDNQESPLYDWKNHLEYLLIPSE from the coding sequence ATGAGATTAGAAGCGGTATTGCAGAGCAAATTTGGCTATCCTTCCTTCAGACCTGGACAAAAGGAGATCATTGAATCTGTGCTTTCAGGGAGAAATACTGTTGCCATGCTGCCTACAGGTACAGGAAAATCCCTCTGTTATCAGCTGCCGGGATATATGATTGAAGGCCAGGTGATTATTATATCTCCTTTGCTGTCCCTGATGCAGGATCAGGCTGAACAGCTTATGATGAATGGGGAAAAAAAGGTGATTGCATTCAATTCTTTTTTAACCCGTGCAGAGAAAAAACAGGCATTGATTCATCTGAATCAATATAAGTTTATCTTTATTTCACCTGAAATGCTTTATTATGAATCAGTACTATCTCAGCTGAAGAAATTGCGCATTGCTTTATTTGTTGTGGATGAAGCTCATTGTATCTCCCAATGGGGATATGATTTCAGGCCCGATTATTTAAAGCTTGGCGAAGTCAGAAAAATTATCGGGAACCCGGTTACACTGGCTTTAACTGCTACAGCTACCCCTGACGTTAAAGCAGATATAAAAAAGTCACTTGGCATACTGGACTGCAGCGAATTTATTTACTCCGTTGACCGACCTAATATTGCATTATCTGTAGAAAAGTTAGATAATTTCCGTAAAAAAACAGATAGACTTGTGGAGCTTGCTGAAATCCTTCAGGGTCCTGGAATTATTTATTTTTCCAGCAAAAAAATGGCGGAACAGACAGCTGATCTGCTTAGGGACAAAGGAGCCAAAAGAGTGATGGCTTACCATGGGGGAATGGACCAGGAAAGCCGCATCCTTGTGCAGCAGCAATTTATTCATGGGCAGCTCGATCTTATTTGTGCTACAAGCGCCTTTGGCATGGGGATTAATAAAGATAATATCAGGTATGTAATACACTTTCATATGCCTCTTCAGATTGAATCCTACCTGCAGGAAATTGGGAGGGCAGGGAGAGATGGAAATCAAAGTATAGCCATCATGCTCTATGCACCGGGTGATGAGCAGCTTCCCATACAGCTTGCAGAAAGTGAATTGCCTGACAAAGCACAAATTGATTGGATCAGGGAATGGGTAGAAGAAAACCCAAATGCGATCCTGAATATTGGACCATTTGAAGAGCAAATTAAGCAGCGTTCCGGTTTAACCGATGTTCAGTGGAGAATATTTAATGACTTTTTTGAGCGGAAAAGCAAATCTGGACTCGATTACAGAAGGATTCTGCAGGAGATGAAAGTGTATTACGAAGGCAGAATCAAATTGAAAAGGGTTAGCATTGAGGAAGTATATAAGTGGATACACAAGAAGACATGTCGGAGAGAGAATATACTTTCCTACTTTGATGAGGAAAAAAATGCCTCCGTCCAATCCTGCTGCGATATTTGCGGTTTGCAATTTGAAAATTTCACAAGAAATACAAATTCAGATAATCAGGAAAGCCCGCTGTATGATTGGAAAAATCATTTAGAATACCTCCTGATTCCAAGTGAGTGA
- a CDS encoding helix-turn-helix domain-containing protein, with protein MERSYLKTVIMYCIKELQGQRTIYSILHLLNGKKSSQTIQDAHLFQLTPLFRTFGSLSRDALDHLAQEIVSSSWMTATDEKHYILTAVGKEKLERSLLECPIPSSLNGWLYHSAGDLFWERITLLIQVISHLNNNNVKYLPIQRKRDVHEWLKNFLRTSGFAREEVGGVLNRELCQCLERLSDINPAVLTLRLTGYNRIGLTAVQASEQLGIRQDYYHHQFLGAIHHILASVRENAAEYPLIDKLVSGAGNEVQLTLSAQRTYTLLKQGLDLDVIAKTRNLKKSTIEDHVVEVALNDSGFNITRYVSEKKQKLILQAANSADSLQLKQIRQMVPESDYFEIRLVMAKLGEGQ; from the coding sequence ATGGAAAGATCTTATTTGAAAACTGTAATAATGTACTGTATTAAAGAATTACAGGGACAAAGAACTATATATTCCATTTTGCATTTGCTGAATGGAAAAAAGTCTTCCCAAACCATCCAAGATGCTCATTTATTTCAACTAACCCCGCTTTTTCGAACATTTGGAAGTTTAAGCCGGGATGCTCTGGATCATCTTGCACAAGAAATTGTAAGCAGCAGCTGGATGACTGCAACTGATGAAAAGCATTACATTTTGACTGCAGTGGGTAAGGAAAAGCTGGAAAGGTCTCTTTTAGAATGTCCAATACCGTCTTCATTAAACGGATGGCTGTATCATAGTGCAGGTGACTTGTTTTGGGAGAGGATTACTCTTTTAATTCAGGTTATATCACATTTAAATAATAACAATGTAAAATACCTCCCTATTCAAAGAAAAAGAGATGTTCATGAATGGCTGAAAAATTTTTTGAGAACATCTGGATTTGCCCGCGAGGAAGTAGGGGGTGTGCTGAACAGGGAACTTTGCCAGTGCCTCGAAAGACTAAGTGATATTAATCCTGCTGTGCTGACATTGAGGCTGACGGGCTATAACCGTATTGGCCTCACTGCTGTTCAGGCTTCAGAACAGCTGGGAATCAGGCAGGATTATTACCACCATCAGTTCCTTGGAGCCATTCATCATATTCTTGCAAGCGTAAGAGAAAATGCTGCTGAATATCCGCTTATCGATAAATTAGTGAGCGGGGCAGGAAATGAAGTTCAGCTAACGTTGTCGGCCCAAAGAACTTACACACTTCTAAAACAGGGACTGGATTTGGATGTTATAGCGAAAACGAGAAACTTGAAAAAAAGCACAATTGAGGATCATGTGGTGGAGGTAGCGTTAAATGACAGCGGCTTTAATATCACGCGCTATGTATCGGAGAAGAAGCAGAAATTGATTCTTCAAGCAGCGAACAGTGCAGATTCATTGCAATTAAAGCAAATACGTCAAATGGTGCCGGAATCCGATTATTTTGAAATCAGATTAGTCATGGCAAAGCTTGGAGAGGGACAATGA